A stretch of Corallococcus soli DNA encodes these proteins:
- a CDS encoding fatty acyl-AMP ligase, translated as MLRATSHTSLGLVFVDASERETSLPWAHVYRRAKRAAAGLARLGVKPGERVALLLPTSPAFMDAYFGTLLAGAVPVPLYPPVRLGRLDEYHRATARMLQVTGVVAVLTDTRVRLLLGPSVEAARPRLGCHTVDAVMHGDEDLEVEVGPEALGLIQFSSGSTVAPKPVALTHGALVAQVAALEAAMPVAAGVTPVGVSWLPLYHDMGLIGCVLSALYYPGSLVLIPPETFLVKPALWLRALSRHRGFVSPAPNFAYGLCLKRVKDAELQGVDLSGWHHALNGAEPVSADTLRRFAERFEKWGFSARALRPVYGLSEASLAVTFPPAGRGPRELGVEPNVLAREGLAREGTRTLVSVGAPVAGFEVQVRGEDGAELPERRVGRVFAKGPSVMRGYFEDAEATERALTGDGWLDTGDLGFGVDGELYLTGRAKDLVIIRGANHAPQAFEEPLGAVEGVRTGCAVALGFTPEDSQDEALLILAERAAPGNEASVEADIRSAVVAATGVQPHTVRILEPGTLPRTSSGKLRRGEALRRYLTGELTAPKKMGAVGMAVEMAKSALAMVRAEHDS; from the coding sequence ATGTTGAGGGCGACGTCGCACACGTCGCTGGGGCTTGTGTTCGTGGACGCCTCCGAGCGCGAGACGTCCCTGCCGTGGGCCCACGTCTACCGGCGCGCGAAGCGGGCGGCGGCGGGGCTCGCGAGGCTGGGCGTGAAGCCGGGGGAGCGGGTGGCGCTCTTGCTGCCCACGTCGCCCGCGTTCATGGATGCCTACTTCGGCACGCTGCTGGCGGGCGCGGTGCCGGTGCCCCTGTATCCGCCGGTGCGGCTGGGACGGCTGGACGAGTACCACCGGGCGACGGCGCGCATGCTCCAGGTGACGGGCGTGGTCGCGGTGCTGACGGACACGCGCGTGCGGCTGCTGCTGGGCCCCAGCGTGGAGGCCGCGCGGCCCCGGCTGGGCTGCCACACGGTGGACGCGGTGATGCACGGCGACGAGGACCTGGAGGTGGAGGTGGGGCCCGAGGCGCTGGGGCTCATCCAGTTCTCGTCCGGCTCCACGGTGGCGCCGAAGCCGGTGGCGCTGACGCACGGGGCGCTCGTGGCGCAGGTGGCGGCGCTGGAGGCGGCGATGCCGGTGGCGGCCGGCGTGACGCCGGTGGGCGTGAGCTGGCTGCCGCTGTACCACGACATGGGGCTCATCGGCTGTGTGCTCTCCGCGCTGTATTACCCGGGCAGCCTGGTGCTGATTCCGCCGGAGACGTTCCTGGTGAAGCCGGCGCTGTGGCTGCGGGCGCTGTCGCGGCACCGGGGCTTCGTGTCCCCGGCGCCGAACTTCGCCTACGGGCTGTGTCTGAAGCGCGTGAAGGACGCGGAGCTCCAGGGCGTGGACCTGTCCGGGTGGCACCACGCGCTCAACGGCGCGGAGCCGGTGTCCGCGGACACGCTGCGCCGGTTCGCGGAGCGGTTCGAGAAGTGGGGCTTCTCCGCGCGGGCGCTGCGGCCGGTGTATGGCTTGTCCGAGGCGTCCCTGGCGGTGACGTTCCCTCCGGCGGGACGAGGGCCGCGCGAGCTGGGCGTGGAGCCGAACGTGCTCGCGCGCGAAGGACTGGCGCGCGAAGGGACGCGGACGCTGGTGAGCGTGGGCGCGCCGGTCGCGGGCTTCGAGGTCCAGGTGCGCGGCGAGGACGGCGCGGAGCTGCCGGAGCGCAGGGTGGGGCGCGTGTTCGCGAAGGGACCGTCGGTGATGCGCGGCTACTTCGAGGACGCGGAGGCGACGGAGCGCGCGCTCACGGGCGACGGCTGGTTGGACACGGGGGACCTGGGCTTCGGCGTGGACGGGGAGCTGTACCTGACGGGCCGCGCGAAGGACCTGGTCATCATCCGGGGCGCGAACCACGCGCCGCAGGCCTTCGAGGAGCCGCTGGGCGCGGTGGAGGGCGTGCGCACGGGCTGCGCGGTGGCGCTGGGCTTCACGCCCGAGGACAGTCAGGACGAAGCGCTGTTGATCCTCGCGGAGCGCGCGGCGCCAGGCAATGAGGCGTCGGTGGAGGCGGACATCCGCTCCGCGGTGGTGGCGGCGACGGGCGTGCAGCCGCACACGGTGCGCATCCTGGAGCCGGGCACGCTGCCTCGCACGTCCAGCGGCAAGCTGCGCCGGGGTGAAGCGCTGCGGCGCTATCTGACCGGCGAGCTGACGGCGCCGAAGAAGATGGGCGCGGTGGGGATGGCGGTGGAGATGGCGAAGAGCGCGCTGGCGATGGTGCGCGCCGAGCATGACTCGTGA
- a CDS encoding isoprenylcysteine carboxyl methyltransferase family protein — protein sequence MVTGTQMLFAGFMVLLIAERLLELVLSKRNAARAFERGGVETGQGHYRFMVVFHTLFLVACVAEVFGLHRPFWGTWSVVALVGAVVAQGLRYWAIGTLGDRWNSRIIVVPGLAPVTGGPYRFLRHPNYVAVVLELLCVPLIHGAWVTAVVFTVGNAALLFVRIRAEEAALGAMYSEAFAHRPRFIPEVRRG from the coding sequence CTGGTGACCGGCACCCAGATGCTGTTCGCGGGCTTCATGGTGCTGCTCATCGCGGAGCGGCTGCTGGAGCTGGTGCTCTCCAAACGCAACGCGGCGCGGGCCTTCGAACGCGGCGGGGTGGAGACGGGGCAGGGGCACTACCGCTTCATGGTGGTGTTCCACACGCTCTTCCTGGTGGCGTGCGTGGCGGAGGTGTTCGGCCTGCACCGGCCCTTCTGGGGCACGTGGAGCGTGGTGGCGCTGGTGGGCGCGGTGGTGGCGCAGGGCTTGAGGTACTGGGCCATCGGGACGCTGGGCGACCGGTGGAACTCACGCATCATCGTGGTTCCGGGGCTGGCGCCGGTGACGGGCGGGCCGTACCGGTTCCTCCGGCATCCGAACTACGTGGCGGTGGTGCTGGAGCTGTTGTGTGTGCCGCTCATCCACGGGGCGTGGGTGACGGCGGTGGTCTTCACGGTGGGCAACGCGGCCCTGCTCTTCGTGCGCATCCGCGCGGAGGAGGCGGCGCTCGGCGCGATGTATTCCGAGGCGTTCGCCCACCGTCCCCGCTTCATTCCGGAGGTTCGCCGTGGCTGA
- a CDS encoding type III polyketide synthase: protein MLSSTRHDTVPSPSLSAVGRALPPHYASQEQLIAALRDLWATKHFNLERLEDLHRNVQVGGRHLALPLAEYPALATFQQRNDAWIRVATELSENVARQALERAGLTPKDVDHVFFVTVTGIATPSVDARLVNRMGFREDVKRTPIFGLGCVAGAAGLARASDYLRAFPKQTALLIAAELCSLTLQREDLSIPNIIASGLFGDGAACVVLRGAEAPGATGPRVVGSRSVFYPDTERVMGWDVVDTGFKVVLSAKVPQLVKDHIRGNVDGFLAEHGLTRKDVRHWVAHTGGPKVLEGFESALELEAGALERSWKSLRQVGNLSSASVLFVLGETLEEAGAKPGEWGVVMAMGPGFCAEMVLVRW from the coding sequence ATGCTCAGCTCGACCCGTCACGACACCGTGCCTTCGCCCTCCTTGAGCGCGGTGGGCCGCGCGCTTCCGCCGCACTACGCCAGCCAGGAACAGCTCATCGCGGCGCTGCGCGACCTGTGGGCGACGAAGCACTTCAACCTGGAGCGTCTGGAGGACCTGCACCGCAACGTCCAGGTCGGCGGCCGGCATCTGGCGCTGCCGCTGGCGGAGTACCCGGCGCTCGCGACCTTCCAGCAGCGCAACGACGCGTGGATCCGCGTAGCCACGGAGCTGTCGGAGAACGTGGCGCGTCAGGCCCTGGAACGCGCGGGCCTGACGCCGAAGGACGTGGACCATGTCTTCTTCGTCACGGTGACGGGCATCGCCACCCCCAGCGTGGACGCGCGGTTGGTCAACCGGATGGGCTTTCGCGAGGACGTGAAGCGCACGCCCATCTTCGGCCTGGGCTGCGTGGCGGGCGCCGCCGGACTGGCCCGGGCGTCGGACTACCTGCGCGCGTTCCCGAAGCAGACCGCGCTGCTCATCGCCGCGGAGCTGTGCTCGCTGACGTTGCAGCGCGAGGACCTGTCCATCCCCAACATCATCGCCTCCGGCCTCTTCGGCGACGGCGCGGCGTGCGTGGTGCTGCGGGGCGCGGAGGCTCCCGGCGCGACGGGGCCTCGCGTGGTGGGCTCGCGGTCCGTGTTCTATCCGGACACCGAACGGGTGATGGGCTGGGACGTGGTGGATACGGGCTTCAAGGTGGTGCTGTCCGCCAAGGTGCCGCAGCTCGTGAAGGACCACATCCGCGGCAACGTGGACGGCTTCCTCGCCGAGCACGGCCTCACCCGCAAGGACGTGCGGCACTGGGTGGCGCACACCGGAGGGCCCAAGGTGCTGGAGGGCTTCGAGTCCGCGCTGGAGCTGGAGGCGGGCGCGCTGGAGCGTTCCTGGAAGTCGCTGCGCCAGGTGGGCAACCTGTCCAGCGCGTCGGTGCTCTTCGTGCTGGGCGAGACGCTGGAGGAGGCGGGCGCGAAGCCGGGTGAATGGGGCGTGGTGATGGCGATGGGGCCGGGCTTCTGCGCGGAGATGGTCCTGGTGCGCTGGTGA
- a CDS encoding DUF4150 domain-containing protein yields the protein MGTTVGVNKMSIVHKDSNGVTMAMPDVCKTPSPAGPVPIPYPNIARSADTAKGSETVLVEGKPVCVKDSNFSTSTGDEAGTAGGGVASNKTKGKAEFVNYSFDVKFEGKNVARAMDLMTHNDKNTPPFPLIQPPVIALGKGPDDSKCLCCKKTL from the coding sequence ATGGGAACGACAGTCGGCGTGAACAAGATGTCGATCGTCCACAAGGACTCCAACGGCGTGACGATGGCCATGCCGGACGTCTGCAAGACGCCCAGCCCAGCAGGCCCCGTCCCCATCCCCTACCCCAACATCGCGCGCTCGGCGGACACGGCGAAGGGGAGCGAGACGGTGCTGGTCGAGGGCAAGCCCGTGTGCGTCAAGGACTCGAACTTCAGCACCAGCACCGGCGACGAGGCCGGGACAGCGGGAGGCGGCGTCGCCTCCAACAAGACGAAGGGCAAGGCGGAGTTCGTCAACTACTCCTTCGATGTGAAATTCGAAGGGAAGAACGTGGCCAGGGCCATGGACCTGATGACCCACAACGACAAGAACACGCCACCCTTCCCCCTCATCCAGCCTCCGGTCATCGCCCTGGGAAAAGGACCGGACGACTCGAAGTGTCTCTGCTGCAAGAAGACCCTCTAG
- a CDS encoding TIGR02270 family protein yields the protein MERTESASRRHQARSLLEQPDRIPRWDVLEVHLDDAAFLSTQWDRALECSNRNLQRVKESVEQRLHSHLDALVVAGSKVAERMLRPARSHEDPEYIRAACMALLRSGTPRGLDSVLQTFLEGEPDMRKEAQRALELEGGEGLPRCLHLLLSHAEPRILAAVLEVLRFRRIPLEASWKESLARVEAPDLQSALLRGACFAPQQEVRPAELRTALQALDPAIREAALVLGLVRGQRIAWQACQQQLDARDGAGSMARLLLAIGGKDKDIERLKSLLQVPELRADVLWALGFSGRPAAAEACLPWMHDKAFANIAAEAFCSIVGLKLEGPLAKEQDPEDEEPGPLEEDLDGEPRPGGAAALIAPAPEAVTSWWARARRGFDPTERYRNGTPTSAQDLSTVLLGAPMRRRPPLALELLIRSQGRIGVEVRAWARLQWEQLHAAKGESGRLKAQPFATAMNG from the coding sequence ATGGAACGCACCGAATCAGCGAGCCGCCGTCATCAGGCCCGTTCTCTTCTAGAACAACCCGATAGGATTCCGCGTTGGGATGTCCTGGAGGTGCATCTGGACGATGCGGCCTTTCTGTCCACGCAGTGGGACCGGGCCCTGGAATGCTCGAACCGAAACCTCCAGCGCGTGAAGGAAAGCGTCGAGCAACGCCTGCATTCCCATCTGGATGCACTCGTGGTCGCTGGCTCCAAGGTAGCGGAACGCATGCTGCGGCCCGCCCGCTCGCACGAGGACCCTGAGTACATCCGAGCCGCGTGCATGGCACTCCTGCGGTCAGGCACACCCAGGGGGTTGGACTCCGTGCTCCAGACCTTCCTTGAAGGCGAACCGGACATGCGCAAGGAAGCACAGCGCGCACTGGAACTGGAAGGCGGCGAAGGGCTTCCACGTTGCCTTCATCTCCTCCTCTCGCACGCGGAGCCACGCATACTGGCTGCCGTGCTTGAGGTGCTCCGCTTCCGTCGGATCCCCCTGGAAGCATCATGGAAGGAGTCATTGGCACGCGTGGAGGCACCCGACCTTCAGTCCGCGCTCCTACGTGGAGCGTGTTTCGCCCCGCAACAGGAGGTCCGGCCCGCCGAGCTTCGAACAGCCCTCCAAGCCCTGGATCCAGCGATTCGCGAGGCGGCCCTGGTGCTGGGCCTCGTGCGTGGCCAACGCATCGCGTGGCAAGCCTGCCAGCAACAGCTGGACGCCAGAGATGGGGCCGGAAGCATGGCGCGGCTTCTGCTCGCAATCGGAGGAAAGGACAAGGACATCGAACGGCTGAAAAGCCTGCTCCAGGTGCCCGAACTCAGAGCCGATGTGCTCTGGGCACTCGGCTTCAGTGGGCGACCGGCCGCAGCCGAAGCCTGTCTGCCCTGGATGCATGACAAGGCCTTCGCCAACATCGCGGCGGAGGCGTTCTGCTCGATCGTTGGCCTGAAGCTGGAGGGTCCCCTGGCGAAAGAACAGGATCCAGAGGACGAGGAACCTGGGCCACTCGAGGAAGACCTTGACGGCGAGCCGCGCCCTGGAGGCGCAGCTGCACTCATCGCACCCGCTCCCGAAGCCGTCACGTCATGGTGGGCCAGGGCTCGACGAGGATTCGATCCAACCGAGCGGTATCGCAATGGCACGCCCACGAGCGCACAGGACCTGAGCACGGTGCTCCTGGGCGCCCCCATGCGCCGTCGGCCACCCCTGGCACTTGAGCTGTTGATTCGAAGCCAGGGCCGCATCGGGGTGGAAGTCCGGGCATGGGCTCGCTTACAATGGGAGCAATTGCATGCTGCGAAGGGTGAGTCGGGACGTCTGAAGGCCCAGCCATTCGCCACGGCAATGAACGGATGA
- a CDS encoding acyl carrier protein, translated as MTEIRRIAREELEFEGVVEPSHDLLRDLQLDSLGLTVLAVGLENRFRVMLSEEDAQGVRTVEDLSRLVAMRVAESHAEVGAQP; from the coding sequence ATGACGGAGATCCGCCGCATCGCCCGCGAGGAGCTGGAGTTCGAAGGCGTGGTGGAGCCCTCGCACGACCTGTTGCGCGACCTGCAACTGGACAGCCTGGGGCTGACGGTGCTGGCGGTGGGGTTGGAGAACCGCTTCCGGGTGATGCTGTCGGAGGAGGACGCGCAGGGCGTGCGCACGGTGGAGGACCTGTCGCGGCTGGTGGCCATGCGGGTCGCCGAATCGCACGCGGAAGTGGGGGCCCAGCCGTGA